From the Anaeromyxobacter sp. genome, one window contains:
- a CDS encoding tetratricopeptide repeat protein, with protein MPQAPTRSLAAALALALCAASAGAATATPTATPTATPTPTPTPTPTPTPTPTPTPTATPTPTPTPTPTPPSTSTPTPTQPASRARPDPDAMREVRGTPPSGHLTSPRAVAHYLAARRLAVAGDLPAAAEALRLAVAYDDASAELRAAHAEALALTGRMEAAEGEARRALSLDGEGRPATAAHLLLARIHAARREHDQAAQALAAAQAVEGARVRAGEAGDAEPWRMASELRLEAGDLDGALRVLDEGVAQVGTDGMGYRELGRALLERRDLARAEAALEKALARSRADAETWKLLAEVHEGLGRPEEARRDLLALLRLDPDDEDALLGMGRLALRQDEVVVAGEWFGRHLALAGEAWEAHLRVAFEWLDAAHPAQALAAARQGLVLPAAGARLRLVEGLALQELRRWDESAAALGQVPVGAGDTWFTARAAQSYALSRAGRHAEAAAALDPALAARPGEPRLVAARALVLGRAGRAGEAVEQLRLVVAEREATGDLAALAELYPALAEGLARAGRAGEAVAALEVAVAAHPGEQALRYALGAAYERAGRPDDAVAQLQVLLAVAPDHVEALNFVGFTWAEQGVRLEEAEALVRRALRASPRSGHIVDSLGYIRSRRGDHQEAVRLLEQAEQLLGPDPSVLDHLGDAYRGAGRAIDAQAAWRRAQRNLGDEPPAEQVALRATLERKLRELEAAQERRPVAR; from the coding sequence ATGCCGCAGGCACCGACGAGATCCCTGGCCGCCGCGCTGGCGCTGGCGCTGTGCGCGGCCTCGGCCGGAGCCGCGACCGCGACCCCGACCGCGACCCCGACCGCGACCCCGACCCCGACCCCGACCCCGACCCCGACCCCGACCCCGACCCCGACCCCGACCCCGACCGCGACCCCGACCCCGACCCCGACCCCGACCCCGACCCCGCCCTCGACCTCGACCCCGACCCCGACCCAGCCCGCCTCCCGCGCCCGCCCCGACCCCGACGCCATGCGCGAGGTCCGCGGCACCCCACCTTCCGGCCACCTCACCTCCCCGCGCGCCGTGGCCCACTACCTGGCCGCCCGCCGGCTGGCGGTGGCGGGGGACCTCCCGGCGGCCGCCGAGGCGCTGCGGCTGGCGGTGGCCTACGACGATGCCAGCGCCGAGCTGCGCGCCGCCCACGCCGAGGCCCTGGCGCTCACCGGCCGGATGGAGGCCGCCGAGGGCGAGGCGCGCCGCGCCCTCTCGCTGGACGGCGAGGGGCGGCCGGCCACGGCGGCGCACCTCTTGCTGGCCCGCATCCACGCGGCCCGGCGGGAGCACGACCAGGCGGCGCAGGCGCTGGCGGCGGCCCAGGCGGTGGAGGGGGCGCGGGTGCGCGCCGGCGAGGCCGGCGACGCCGAGCCCTGGCGGATGGCCTCCGAGCTGCGCCTGGAGGCGGGGGACCTCGACGGCGCGCTCAGGGTCCTCGACGAGGGCGTGGCCCAGGTGGGCACCGACGGCATGGGCTATCGCGAGCTGGGGCGGGCGCTCCTGGAGCGGCGCGACCTGGCGCGCGCCGAGGCGGCGCTCGAGAAGGCCCTGGCGCGGAGCCGGGCCGACGCCGAGACCTGGAAGCTGCTGGCCGAGGTGCACGAGGGGCTGGGCCGCCCCGAGGAGGCCCGCCGCGACCTCCTGGCCCTGCTGCGCCTCGACCCCGACGACGAGGACGCCCTGCTCGGCATGGGCCGGCTGGCCCTGCGCCAGGACGAGGTGGTGGTGGCGGGCGAGTGGTTCGGCCGCCACCTGGCGCTGGCCGGCGAGGCCTGGGAGGCGCACCTGCGGGTGGCCTTCGAGTGGCTGGACGCCGCCCACCCGGCCCAGGCGCTGGCGGCGGCGCGCCAGGGGCTCGTGCTGCCGGCGGCGGGGGCCCGGCTGCGGCTGGTGGAGGGGCTGGCGCTCCAGGAGCTGCGGCGCTGGGACGAGTCGGCCGCGGCGCTGGGGCAGGTGCCGGTGGGCGCCGGCGACACCTGGTTCACGGCCCGGGCGGCGCAGTCCTACGCGCTCTCCCGCGCCGGGCGCCACGCCGAGGCCGCGGCCGCGCTCGACCCGGCGCTGGCGGCCCGCCCGGGCGAGCCGCGCCTGGTGGCGGCCCGGGCGCTGGTGCTGGGCCGCGCGGGGCGGGCCGGGGAGGCGGTCGAGCAGCTCCGGCTGGTGGTCGCCGAGCGGGAGGCCACCGGCGACCTGGCGGCGCTCGCCGAGCTCTACCCGGCGCTGGCCGAGGGGCTGGCGCGGGCCGGGCGGGCCGGCGAGGCGGTGGCGGCGCTGGAGGTGGCGGTGGCGGCCCACCCGGGCGAGCAGGCGCTGCGCTACGCTCTGGGGGCGGCCTACGAGCGGGCCGGCCGGCCCGACGACGCCGTGGCCCAGCTGCAGGTCCTGCTGGCGGTGGCGCCGGACCACGTGGAGGCGCTCAACTTCGTTGGCTTCACCTGGGCCGAGCAGGGGGTGCGGCTGGAGGAGGCCGAGGCGCTGGTGCGCCGGGCGCTCCGGGCCTCGCCGCGCAGCGGGCACATCGTGGACTCCCTGGGCTACATCCGCTCCCGGCGCGGCGACCACCAGGAGGCGGTGAGGCTGCTGGAGCAGGCCGAGCAGCTGCTCGGCCCGGATCCCTCGGTGCTGGATCACCTGGGCGACGCCTACCGCGGCGCCGGCCGCGCCATCGACGCCCAGGCCGCCTGGCGGAGGGCCCAGCGCAACCTGGGCGACGAGCCGCCGGCCGAGCAGGTGGCGCTGCGCGCCACGCTGGAGCGGAAGCTGCGCGAGCTGGAGGCCGCCCAGGAGCGCAGGCCGGTGGCGCGGTAG
- a CDS encoding alpha/beta hydrolase has product MPVPAFPSASEASHEEGFLNSGDHLRLYWQRYRPPAPRATVAVLHGGGDHSGRYPALTSALCRAGFEVALLDFRGHGQSDGRRWHVDAFSDYLADIDAFLARLCRDGYAGKLFVAAHSMGALIAARWGVDHWREPAGFVLSSPYLRLALRPPLMKVMAARLMGKVVPWLPVATGLDLAALTADPELQAWTAHDPLYGRTTTPRWFDEATRAQADVAARAEEFRAPLLVLVGGADTIADPAAARRFVEAARSRDRTLVTYPGFRHELFNEVERDRPIAEAVAWLLARSGAAPATPAAGVRSPAGESR; this is encoded by the coding sequence ATGCCGGTCCCGGCGTTCCCCTCCGCGTCCGAGGCGTCGCACGAGGAGGGCTTCCTCAACTCGGGCGACCACCTCCGCCTCTACTGGCAGCGCTACCGCCCCCCGGCGCCGCGCGCCACGGTGGCGGTGCTGCACGGCGGGGGCGACCACTCCGGCCGCTACCCGGCGCTCACCAGCGCCCTGTGCCGCGCCGGCTTCGAGGTGGCGCTGCTCGACTTCCGCGGCCACGGGCAGTCGGACGGGCGGCGCTGGCACGTGGACGCCTTCTCCGACTACCTGGCCGACATCGACGCCTTCCTGGCCCGCCTGTGCCGCGACGGCTACGCCGGCAAGCTCTTCGTGGCGGCCCACAGCATGGGGGCGCTCATCGCGGCCCGCTGGGGGGTGGACCACTGGCGCGAGCCGGCCGGGTTCGTCCTCTCCTCGCCCTACCTGCGCCTGGCCCTGCGCCCGCCGCTCATGAAGGTGATGGCGGCGCGGCTCATGGGGAAGGTGGTGCCCTGGCTGCCGGTGGCCACCGGGCTCGACCTGGCGGCGCTCACCGCCGACCCCGAGCTGCAGGCCTGGACCGCCCACGACCCCCTCTACGGCCGCACCACCACCCCGCGCTGGTTCGACGAGGCCACCCGGGCCCAGGCCGACGTGGCCGCCCGGGCCGAGGAGTTCCGGGCGCCGCTGCTGGTGCTGGTGGGGGGGGCGGACACCATCGCCGATCCGGCCGCGGCCCGGCGCTTCGTGGAGGCGGCGCGCTCCCGCGACCGCACCCTGGTGACCTACCCCGGCTTCCGCCACGAGCTCTTCAACGAGGTGGAGCGCGACCGCCCCATCGCCGAGGCGGTGGCCTGGCTGCTGGCCCGCAGCGGCGCCGCGCCTGCCACACCGGCGGCGGGTGTGCGCTCGCCCGCGGGTGAAAGCCGTTGA
- a CDS encoding polymer-forming cytoskeletal protein gives MAGIEKASAPRSGAHTVIGSSIVIDGEISGDEDLVIQGTVKGKIALKESLFVEASGVIEADIETANVEVSGSVTGNIAATEKVELKAACSVTGDIRAPRILIADGAVFKGSVDMDVKEAKGR, from the coding sequence ATGGCAGGCATCGAGAAGGCGAGCGCGCCGCGCAGCGGCGCGCACACCGTCATCGGGAGCTCGATCGTCATCGACGGCGAGATCTCCGGCGACGAGGACCTGGTCATCCAGGGCACCGTCAAGGGCAAGATCGCGCTGAAGGAGAGCCTCTTCGTGGAGGCCTCGGGCGTCATCGAGGCCGACATCGAGACGGCCAACGTCGAGGTGAGCGGCAGCGTCACCGGCAACATCGCCGCCACCGAGAAGGTCGAGCTCAAGGCCGCCTGCTCGGTGACCGGGGACATCCGGGCGCCGCGCATCCTCATCGCCGACGGCGCGGTGTTCAAGGGCAGCGTCGACATGGACGTCAAGGAAGCGAAGGGGAGGTAA
- a CDS encoding polymer-forming cytoskeletal protein produces the protein MATSDGTTIIGESILISGSLAGDEDLTVRGRVEGTLTLTRTLVVEPTGQVKAEVQVKNCIIAGVVVGNVTATESVEITKEGRMVGDIAAPRVIIVDGASFRGRIDMGEVDTGAERPRAAAAATSGASRPALPTRQFGRPSAPRPAAAPAPRAAEPRVVEEKVAPAAAPRPLVPPAPVAMGAVKRKVLVKTKK, from the coding sequence ATGGCGACCAGCGACGGCACCACCATCATCGGCGAGTCGATCCTCATCAGCGGCTCCCTGGCGGGCGACGAGGACCTGACGGTCCGCGGCCGCGTCGAGGGCACCCTGACCCTCACCCGCACCCTGGTGGTCGAGCCGACCGGCCAGGTCAAGGCGGAGGTGCAGGTCAAGAACTGCATCATCGCCGGCGTGGTGGTGGGCAACGTGACCGCCACCGAGTCGGTGGAGATCACCAAGGAGGGGCGCATGGTGGGCGACATCGCCGCCCCCCGCGTCATCATCGTGGACGGCGCCTCCTTCCGCGGCCGCATCGACATGGGTGAGGTGGACACCGGCGCCGAGCGCCCGCGCGCCGCCGCCGCCGCCACCAGCGGCGCCAGCCGCCCGGCGCTGCCGACCCGCCAGTTCGGCCGCCCGTCGGCCCCGCGCCCGGCCGCCGCGCCGGCGCCCCGCGCCGCCGAGCCCCGCGTGGTGGAGGAGAAGGTGGCCCCGGCCGCCGCGCCGCGCCCCCTGGTCCCGCCCGCTCCCGTCGCCATGGGCGCCGTGAAGCGCAAGGTCCTCGTCAAGACGAAGAAGTAG
- a CDS encoding ParB N-terminal domain-containing protein, with translation MELVPRTTAPLHATGAVEFIPLEAIAADATFRLREVGDVALLAGSIARLGQLGPVELRPLAGAAEDDPAQFQVVAGFRRLAAVRLLGRTRVLARVHDRLDDEDAWALALVQALLGEPLGEPELSALARRLAEGHLAPWAEGLLEEARVRAPVAPEQREAFLAFLEGAPAALSGAGAPGDDGGATEDAASDEAADRDLEPAADPWDPGLDADAAAAPAGPAAPAATPADAAPQEVTPEELAADLAGRLWQLNQDLSLAVDAWDELPEDARRMIVEQARYLAELYPYLTGGRR, from the coding sequence GTGGAGCTCGTGCCACGCACCACGGCGCCGCTCCACGCCACCGGCGCCGTCGAGTTCATCCCGCTCGAGGCCATCGCCGCCGACGCCACCTTCCGGCTCCGGGAGGTCGGCGACGTGGCGCTGCTGGCCGGCTCCATCGCCCGACTGGGCCAGCTCGGCCCGGTGGAGCTGCGCCCGCTGGCGGGCGCCGCCGAGGACGACCCGGCGCAGTTCCAGGTGGTGGCCGGCTTCCGCCGCCTGGCGGCGGTGCGGCTGCTGGGCCGCACGCGGGTGCTGGCCCGGGTGCACGACCGCCTCGACGACGAGGACGCCTGGGCGCTGGCGCTGGTGCAGGCGCTGCTGGGCGAGCCCCTGGGAGAGCCGGAGCTCTCGGCCCTGGCGCGCCGCCTGGCCGAGGGGCACCTGGCCCCGTGGGCCGAGGGGCTGCTGGAGGAGGCGCGGGTGCGCGCCCCGGTGGCGCCGGAGCAGCGCGAGGCCTTCCTGGCCTTCCTGGAGGGGGCTCCGGCCGCCCTGTCCGGCGCCGGCGCTCCAGGCGACGACGGCGGCGCCACCGAGGACGCCGCCTCCGACGAGGCGGCCGATCGCGACCTCGAGCCCGCCGCCGACCCCTGGGACCCCGGCCTGGACGCCGACGCCGCCGCCGCGCCGGCCGGGCCGGCGGCGCCCGCGGCCACCCCCGCCGACGCCGCCCCGCAGGAGGTCACCCCCGAGGAGCTGGCCGCCGACCTGGCCGGCCGGCTCTGGCAGCTCAACCAGGACCTCTCGCTGGCGGTGGACGCCTGGGACGAGCTTCCGGAGGACGCCCGCCGCATGATCGTGGAGCAGGCCCGCTACCTGGCGGAGCTCTACCCCTACCTCACCGGAGGACGTCGATGA
- the pyrE gene encoding orotate phosphoribosyltransferase produces the protein MSLETDRARLLELLRTLSFERRKVTLASGKESDFYVDCKRTALTAEGHVLVGRCLFAEVRAIQPLVRAVGGLTLGADPIASAIALTSFLEGAPVDAFIVRKEPKGHGTGQWIEGRKTIPDGSRVVVLEDVVTTGGSALKAIERCRAERLEVVACLALVDRLEGGREAIEASGVPLRSAFTRQDFLP, from the coding sequence ATGAGCCTCGAGACCGATCGGGCCCGCCTGCTGGAGCTGCTGCGCACCCTCTCCTTCGAGCGGCGCAAGGTCACCCTGGCCTCCGGCAAGGAGAGCGACTTCTACGTGGACTGCAAGCGGACCGCGCTCACGGCCGAGGGGCACGTGCTGGTGGGGCGCTGCCTCTTCGCCGAGGTGCGGGCCATCCAGCCGCTGGTGCGGGCCGTGGGCGGGCTGACGCTGGGGGCCGACCCCATCGCCTCGGCCATCGCGCTCACCAGCTTCCTGGAGGGGGCGCCGGTGGACGCCTTCATCGTGCGCAAGGAGCCCAAGGGGCACGGCACCGGCCAGTGGATCGAGGGGCGCAAGACCATCCCCGACGGCAGCCGGGTGGTGGTGCTGGAGGACGTGGTCACCACCGGCGGCTCGGCGCTCAAGGCCATCGAGCGCTGCCGGGCCGAGCGGCTCGAGGTGGTGGCCTGCCTGGCGCTGGTGGACCGCCTGGAGGGCGGCCGCGAGGCCATCGAGGCCAGCGGCGTGCCGCTGCGGTCCGCCTTCACCCGCCAGGACTTCCTGCCGTGA
- the nadB gene encoding L-aspartate oxidase, with amino-acid sequence MSALSPREHVDFLVLGGGVAGLTFALEAAPHGSVLVLTKRQRFEGSTQYAQGGIASVLGADDRFELHVEDTLVAGAGLCKKEAVEVTVREGPERIRWLRGLGVEFDREGPDQLHLTREGGHSRRRVAHAKDTTGREVERALLAACAAHGIRVVEDAVAVDLVTSGKLGLGGPNRTLGAYVLERASGTISAVSAGITILATGGAGKVYLYTSNPDVATGDGVAMAWRAGASIANMEFFQFHPTCLFHPMAKSFLVSEALRGEGGILRNAAGEAFMARYDARKELAPRDIVARSIDAEIKRRGDDSAFLDMTHLPKSFLIEHFPHIYATCKEFGVDMAVQPIPVVPAAHYQCGGVVTDLVGRTSVPHLYAIGEVSCTGLHGANRLASNSLLEGLVFGRRAAIRAVDELTEAGGPPPLIPDWNPGDALAPDEGVVVTHNWDEVRRLMWNYVGIVRSQKRLTRARTRLAVLRGEIRDYYWQYRVTPDLVELRNLADVAMLIVECALRRKESRGLHYVLDYPEKDDRELHDTVVALGDVEPRLDGR; translated from the coding sequence ATGAGCGCCCTCTCCCCTCGCGAGCACGTGGACTTCCTGGTCCTCGGCGGCGGTGTCGCCGGCCTCACCTTCGCCCTGGAGGCCGCGCCGCACGGCTCGGTGCTGGTGCTCACCAAGCGCCAGCGCTTCGAGGGCTCCACCCAGTACGCCCAGGGCGGCATCGCCAGCGTGCTGGGGGCCGACGACCGCTTCGAGCTGCACGTGGAGGACACGCTGGTGGCCGGCGCCGGCCTCTGCAAGAAGGAGGCGGTGGAGGTCACGGTGCGCGAGGGGCCGGAGCGCATCCGCTGGCTGCGCGGCCTGGGCGTGGAGTTCGACCGCGAGGGGCCGGACCAGCTGCACCTCACCCGCGAGGGCGGCCACTCCCGCCGCCGCGTGGCCCACGCCAAGGACACCACCGGCCGCGAGGTGGAGCGGGCCCTGCTGGCGGCCTGCGCGGCGCACGGCATCCGGGTGGTCGAGGACGCGGTGGCGGTGGACCTGGTCACCAGCGGCAAGCTCGGCCTGGGCGGCCCCAACCGCACCCTGGGCGCCTACGTGCTGGAGCGCGCCAGCGGCACCATCTCGGCGGTCTCGGCCGGCATCACCATCCTGGCCACCGGCGGCGCCGGCAAGGTCTACCTCTACACCTCCAACCCCGACGTGGCGACCGGCGACGGCGTGGCCATGGCCTGGCGGGCCGGCGCCTCGATCGCCAACATGGAGTTCTTCCAGTTCCACCCCACCTGCCTGTTCCACCCCATGGCCAAGAGCTTCCTGGTCAGCGAGGCGCTGCGGGGCGAGGGCGGCATCCTGCGCAACGCGGCCGGCGAGGCCTTCATGGCCCGCTACGACGCGCGCAAGGAGCTGGCGCCGCGCGACATCGTGGCCCGCTCCATCGACGCCGAGATCAAGCGCCGGGGGGACGACTCCGCCTTCCTGGACATGACGCACCTGCCCAAGAGCTTCCTCATCGAGCACTTCCCGCACATCTACGCCACCTGCAAGGAGTTCGGCGTGGACATGGCGGTGCAGCCCATCCCGGTGGTGCCGGCGGCCCACTACCAGTGCGGCGGCGTGGTGACCGACCTGGTGGGGCGCACCTCGGTGCCGCACCTCTACGCCATCGGCGAGGTCTCCTGCACCGGCCTGCACGGCGCCAACCGGCTGGCCTCCAACTCGCTGCTGGAGGGGCTGGTCTTCGGCCGGCGCGCCGCCATCCGGGCCGTCGACGAGCTCACCGAGGCCGGCGGCCCGCCGCCGCTCATCCCTGACTGGAACCCCGGCGACGCGCTGGCGCCCGACGAGGGCGTGGTGGTGACGCACAACTGGGACGAGGTGCGCCGCCTCATGTGGAACTACGTGGGCATCGTCCGCTCGCAGAAGCGGCTGACCAGGGCCCGCACCCGCCTGGCGGTGCTGCGCGGCGAGATCCGCGACTACTACTGGCAGTACCGGGTGACGCCCGACCTGGTGGAGCTGCGCAACCTGGCCGACGTGGCCATGCTCATCGTGGAGTGCGCCCTGCGCCGCAAGGAGTCGCGCGGCCTGCACTACGTGCTCGACTACCCGGAGAAGGACGACCGGGAGCTGCACGACACGGTGGTGGCGCTGGGCGACGTGGAGCCGCGCCTCGACGGTCGCTGA
- a CDS encoding lytic transglycosylase domain-containing protein, with product MTSLRHTPCLALLALLAASPARGDDTCSYVDGDGVNVFTNVPTDPRCKRVRTSDVAGVYRSSRATKVGAATRTTRELYKPHIRDAAEKYQLPEALIMAVMAVESNFNPRALSDKGAMGLMQLMPGTARDLFVTDAYDPAQNIEGGARYLRLLANQYAGDLVKTLAAYNAGPEAVRRAGEGVPNIPETREYVRKVVALYETLKAGR from the coding sequence ATGACGTCGCTCCGCCACACCCCCTGCCTGGCCCTGCTCGCGCTGCTCGCCGCCTCCCCGGCGCGCGGCGACGACACCTGCTCGTACGTGGACGGCGACGGGGTCAACGTCTTCACCAACGTGCCGACCGATCCGCGCTGCAAGCGGGTGCGCACCAGCGACGTGGCCGGGGTGTACCGCTCCAGCCGGGCCACCAAGGTGGGGGCGGCCACCCGCACCACCCGCGAGCTCTACAAGCCGCACATCCGCGACGCGGCCGAGAAGTACCAGCTGCCCGAGGCCCTCATCATGGCGGTGATGGCGGTGGAGTCGAACTTCAACCCCCGGGCCCTCTCCGACAAGGGGGCCATGGGGCTGATGCAGCTCATGCCCGGCACGGCCAGGGACCTCTTCGTCACCGACGCCTACGACCCGGCGCAGAACATCGAGGGCGGGGCCCGCTACCTGCGCCTGCTCGCCAACCAGTACGCCGGCGACCTGGTGAAGACCCTGGCGGCCTACAACGCCGGGCCGGAGGCGGTGCGCCGCGCCGGCGAGGGCGTGCCCAACATCCCCGAGACCCGGGAGTACGTCCGCAAGGTGGTGGCGCTCTACGAGACCCTCAAGGCGGGGCGGTAG
- a CDS encoding tetratricopeptide repeat protein translates to MGAPRGRAAAPAGEGEGGDSAFVRHLTRGAQALGRGAVEEARAALEEALSLRPRDAKALGLIGQALYRQGLFEQAAVAWQRLVEDNPVEPGARINLGLANLKARRLPEAVRQLEIALDLAPDHKKALGYLGLALLESGDPARARTCFARAGSEPLVARCDELLSQARASEQAAATAEAEGPPPAHPGAEALGPLLTAGVPDELPLGAVAVEEGEQVEVGSTEAWTEAGGEAEAPTSTPTPTSTSTPTSTSTPTPTPTPTPTSASAPTSAPTSAPTGPELAPPSDSSLDSAIEAPATLTSAPRLAAWAAERTLQPPADEPFVADGAALAVAVRGELLCRLEGLLAWRGQVAFTGEVKRFRGRATDKPFGEGPDRMHRLAGEGLVLLSTAGRRFTVLDLGGDAGFFREPVVFGFEEVVAFENGRLASPAGDVDLVHLRGQGRVVLRTLGEALAVAVTPGAPVRVPPAALIGWVGGLTPRLAPPLEGGAVGGAVELSGQGLVLLDRGAEEAS, encoded by the coding sequence GTGGGGGCACCCAGGGGCCGGGCCGCCGCGCCGGCCGGCGAGGGCGAGGGCGGCGACTCGGCCTTCGTGCGCCACCTGACGCGCGGCGCCCAGGCGCTGGGCCGCGGCGCGGTGGAGGAGGCCCGGGCCGCGCTGGAGGAGGCGCTGTCCCTCCGGCCGCGCGACGCCAAGGCGCTGGGGCTCATCGGCCAGGCGCTCTACCGGCAGGGGCTCTTCGAGCAGGCGGCGGTGGCCTGGCAGCGGCTGGTGGAGGACAACCCGGTGGAGCCCGGGGCCCGCATCAACCTGGGGCTGGCCAACCTGAAGGCCCGGCGCCTGCCCGAGGCGGTGCGCCAGCTCGAGATCGCGCTCGACCTCGCCCCCGACCACAAGAAGGCGCTCGGCTACCTGGGGCTGGCCCTGCTGGAGAGCGGCGACCCCGCCCGGGCCCGCACCTGCTTCGCCCGCGCCGGCAGCGAGCCGCTGGTGGCCCGCTGCGACGAGCTGCTCTCGCAGGCCAGGGCGTCCGAGCAGGCCGCCGCCACGGCCGAGGCCGAGGGCCCGCCGCCCGCGCACCCCGGCGCCGAGGCGCTCGGGCCGCTCCTCACCGCCGGCGTGCCCGACGAGCTGCCGCTCGGCGCGGTGGCGGTCGAGGAGGGGGAGCAGGTGGAGGTGGGGTCGACGGAGGCCTGGACCGAGGCGGGGGGCGAGGCCGAGGCCCCGACCTCGACCCCGACCCCGACCTCGACCTCGACCCCGACCTCGACCTCGACCCCGACCCCGACCCCGACCCCGACCCCGACCTCGGCCTCGGCCCCGACCTCGGCCCCGACCTCGGCCCCGACTGGGCCCGAGCTCGCTCCCCCCTCCGACTCCTCCCTCGACTCCGCCATCGAGGCCCCCGCCACCCTGACCTCGGCGCCGCGCCTGGCCGCCTGGGCAGCCGAGCGGACGCTCCAGCCGCCCGCCGACGAGCCCTTCGTGGCCGACGGGGCGGCGCTGGCGGTGGCCGTGCGGGGCGAGCTCCTCTGCCGGCTCGAGGGGCTGCTGGCCTGGCGCGGGCAGGTGGCCTTCACCGGCGAGGTGAAGCGGTTCCGCGGCCGGGCCACCGACAAGCCCTTCGGCGAGGGGCCCGACCGGATGCACCGGCTGGCCGGCGAGGGGCTGGTGCTGCTCTCCACCGCCGGGCGCCGCTTCACCGTGCTGGACCTCGGCGGCGACGCCGGCTTCTTCCGCGAGCCGGTGGTCTTCGGCTTCGAGGAGGTGGTGGCCTTCGAGAACGGGCGGCTGGCCTCCCCGGCCGGCGACGTGGACCTGGTGCACCTGCGCGGGCAGGGGCGGGTGGTGCTGCGCACCCTCGGCGAGGCGCTGGCGGTGGCCGTCACGCCGGGCGCGCCGGTGCGGGTGCCGCCGGCGGCGCTGATCGGCTGGGTCGGCGGGCTCACCCCGCGGCTGGCGCCCCCGCTGGAGGGCGGCGCGGTGGGCGGCGCGGTGGAGCTCTCCGGCCAGGGGCTGGTGCTCCTCGACCGCGGGGCGGAGGAGGCGTCGTGA
- the pgsA gene encoding CDP-diacylglycerol--glycerol-3-phosphate 3-phosphatidyltransferase produces the protein MSGRSLRQEAFNLPNAITLVRVAMIPVFLWFTYYESRIDSFIAALTYAATGATDFLDGWVARRTGKITVIGKFLDPTADKLIVMAALVMLVHLGRVAAWVVIVLMAREFIVTGLRTIAMSEGIVIAAGKEGKQKAAYQVAGITFLLLHYTYPVDAGLFTFEFDANRVGTILLFVSLFFSIWSMIDYFRGFLRAVYQGPEA, from the coding sequence GTGAGCGGCCGCTCGCTCAGGCAGGAGGCCTTCAACCTCCCCAACGCCATCACCCTGGTGCGGGTCGCCATGATCCCGGTGTTCCTCTGGTTCACCTACTACGAGTCGCGCATCGACAGCTTCATCGCCGCGCTCACCTACGCCGCCACCGGCGCCACCGACTTCCTCGACGGCTGGGTGGCGCGGCGCACCGGCAAGATCACCGTCATCGGCAAGTTCCTCGACCCCACCGCCGACAAGCTCATCGTCATGGCCGCGCTGGTGATGCTGGTGCACCTCGGGCGGGTGGCCGCCTGGGTGGTCATCGTGCTGATGGCGCGCGAGTTCATCGTCACCGGCCTGCGCACCATCGCCATGAGCGAGGGGATCGTCATCGCGGCCGGCAAGGAAGGGAAGCAGAAGGCCGCCTACCAGGTGGCCGGCATCACCTTCCTCCTGCTGCACTACACCTACCCGGTGGACGCCGGCCTCTTCACCTTCGAGTTCGACGCCAACCGCGTCGGCACCATCCTGCTGTTCGTGTCGCTCTTCTTCTCCATCTGGTCGATGATCGACTACTTCCGCGGGTTCCTCCGGGCCGTCTACCAGGGGCCCGAGGCCTGA